Proteins encoded within one genomic window of Halocatena marina:
- a CDS encoding glycosyltransferase family 2 protein, which translates to MEVEYAQEADSPTISVVIPSVPAYDHAPTMACLDDQTIEKSYEVLVVDDGSIDRSEARNRGLRAATASIVALTDDDTRPPRDWLANIHSKFHNNPKLVCLEGPVYGGCRSFGPRHYVGCNLAVRRDAALSVGGFRSAFSEWREDVEFGWRMESDAQGVCQHSETVRMCHPTVPRTQFDSDLERRLKREYPHRYDEVLDVAPTRRLYRWARAVGITQPLQWVRAAFRRRVFGDCYDPASRD; encoded by the coding sequence ATGGAAGTCGAGTACGCTCAGGAAGCTGACAGTCCTACGATTTCGGTCGTAATCCCATCGGTACCAGCGTACGATCACGCTCCGACCATGGCCTGTCTCGACGATCAGACTATTGAGAAGTCGTACGAGGTGTTGGTCGTCGACGACGGCTCCATCGACCGTTCAGAGGCACGGAACAGGGGACTTCGTGCGGCAACAGCGTCGATTGTCGCGCTGACAGATGACGATACTCGTCCGCCGCGAGATTGGCTTGCGAACATCCACAGCAAATTTCACAACAATCCCAAACTGGTCTGTCTCGAAGGACCTGTGTACGGCGGCTGTCGGAGTTTCGGCCCTCGACATTACGTTGGCTGTAATCTAGCGGTTCGTCGGGACGCGGCGCTCTCTGTCGGTGGATTCCGTTCTGCGTTCTCAGAATGGCGCGAAGACGTCGAGTTTGGCTGGCGTATGGAATCAGACGCTCAAGGAGTTTGTCAGCACAGCGAAACTGTTCGGATGTGCCATCCGACCGTCCCGAGGACGCAGTTCGATTCAGATCTTGAACGACGGTTGAAGCGTGAGTATCCCCACCGATACGACGAAGTATTGGACGTGGCGCCGACCCGCCGACTCTACCGCTGGGCCAGAGCGGTAGGAATCACACAGCCGCTCCAGTG
- a CDS encoding metal-dependent hydrolase translates to MVLTHIAVGMALSLPVALLAPEFGTVAAIGGAIGGIVPDIDLFVGEHRRTLHFPVLSWPIAIAGCAITLAVPSSLAVVVSAALVAAAVHSTSDMFGAGTELRPWERTNPNAVYDHLRERWLPARYVVRYDGAPEDLALTVVFAAMIAVSLDGSPRWIAVAAVVTAIPYVVFRKRLPEYFEKIL, encoded by the coding sequence ATGGTCCTTACCCACATCGCGGTCGGGATGGCCCTGTCCTTACCGGTGGCACTTCTCGCTCCCGAATTTGGTACTGTCGCCGCCATCGGCGGAGCCATCGGTGGTATTGTCCCCGATATTGATCTTTTCGTCGGTGAACACCGACGAACGCTCCACTTTCCGGTGCTGTCGTGGCCGATCGCGATTGCGGGGTGTGCGATCACGCTGGCAGTCCCGTCGTCTCTCGCTGTCGTGGTTTCGGCTGCGCTCGTAGCAGCAGCCGTTCACTCTACGAGCGACATGTTCGGTGCCGGGACGGAGCTTCGACCGTGGGAGCGGACGAATCCAAACGCTGTCTACGATCACCTCCGGGAGCGGTGGCTTCCCGCACGATACGTCGTTCGGTACGATGGAGCACCCGAAGACCTTGCGTTGACAGTCGTGTTCGCGGCAATGATTGCTGTCTCTCTCGACGGCTCTCCACGGTGGATCGCGGTTGCAGCTGTTGTGACCGCGATCCCATACGTGGTCTTTAGAAAACGGTTGCCTGAATATTTCGAGAAAATTCTGTAG
- a CDS encoding bifunctional 2-polyprenyl-6-hydroxyphenol methylase/3-demethylubiquinol 3-O-methyltransferase UbiG, which produces MGKPPTDTRPMNYAVPQYLEAKRTVDTRAFSARVRDRLLAELPEKPRILEAGCGTGTMVSRLHKWGVEAGTYRGVDRSESVLAYAREQREAELNAEPIDGGFRVADLNVRFEQGDALSVFKGEDADLLIAASFLDLVPIREAFDAFNDALKSDGLIYAPLTFDGGTIFQPDHPADREIERVYHDHIDSLPGRDVRAGRRVLDHLRERSGRLLSVAPSDWIIRPRAGAYPANERAFLATILEFVAEAVGDHPDADDWLHIRRQQLEDGVLSYVAHQYDFLYRTAES; this is translated from the coding sequence ATGGGCAAGCCACCAACGGACACTAGACCGATGAACTACGCCGTGCCACAGTATCTCGAAGCGAAACGGACTGTCGATACCCGGGCATTCTCAGCGCGCGTCCGCGATCGACTGCTCGCTGAACTTCCGGAGAAACCGCGTATTCTCGAAGCCGGATGTGGGACGGGCACAATGGTTTCCCGACTCCACAAATGGGGCGTCGAAGCTGGAACGTACCGCGGCGTCGATCGTTCGGAGAGCGTGCTCGCATACGCACGAGAGCAGCGAGAGGCCGAACTCAACGCCGAGCCGATAGATGGCGGTTTTCGTGTTGCTGATCTCAATGTCAGATTTGAGCAAGGCGACGCCCTTTCTGTGTTCAAGGGCGAGGATGCTGATCTCCTCATTGCGGCATCCTTCCTCGATCTCGTCCCCATCCGAGAGGCGTTCGACGCCTTTAATGACGCTCTCAAATCAGACGGGCTGATCTACGCGCCACTGACGTTCGACGGCGGAACAATCTTCCAACCCGACCATCCAGCTGACAGAGAGATCGAACGAGTGTATCACGATCACATCGACAGCCTGCCCGGACGGGACGTACGCGCTGGGCGACGTGTGCTTGACCACCTACGCGAGCGCAGTGGACGCCTACTTTCGGTCGCGCCTTCGGACTGGATCATTCGCCCGCGTGCGGGAGCATACCCTGCGAATGAGCGTGCTTTTCTCGCTACGATCCTCGAATTCGTTGCCGAAGCTGTCGGTGATCACCCAGACGCAGACGACTGGCTCCACATACGACGACAACAACTGGAGGATGGCGTACTTAGCTACGTCGCACACCAGTACGATTTCCTCTATCGAACAGCAGAGTCGTGA
- a CDS encoding 6-carboxytetrahydropterin synthase, whose product MTTTLNNDIDNQTYELTVTRDFVAQHALTVPNPGPEGDVHSHHFTVEVQFAGPTLGEFGYLVDIDTVNATLDTLEERYRDTLLNDLPEFEGMNPSVERFAHLFGDRIADAVDDPNPTELVVRLWEDDSAWASHQRTLDR is encoded by the coding sequence ATGACAACGACCCTCAACAACGACATCGATAACCAGACGTACGAACTAACGGTTACACGCGACTTCGTTGCACAGCACGCACTCACGGTTCCCAATCCGGGACCCGAGGGCGACGTCCACAGCCACCATTTCACCGTCGAGGTACAGTTCGCTGGACCTACACTCGGTGAGTTCGGTTATCTCGTCGATATCGATACTGTGAATGCTACTCTCGACACGCTCGAAGAACGTTACCGGGATACACTCCTCAATGACCTTCCCGAGTTCGAAGGGATGAATCCGAGTGTCGAACGTTTTGCCCACCTGTTCGGAGATCGTATTGCAGACGCGGTCGATGATCCGAATCCGACAGAACTCGTTGTCCGTCTCTGGGAGGATGATTCGGCATGGGCAAGCCACCAACGGACACTAGACCGATGA
- a CDS encoding zinc-binding alcohol dehydrogenase, with protein MDRQSLYFVRPGETELRTTTFEPADDEVIVETQISAVNAGTELLIHRGEAPIDLQADETIDALDGDLSFPLRYGYAAVGEVIATGNAVTEDWRGQRVFAFNPHESRFAAQPATLVPVPDNVSSETAAMLSSAETATSLVLDGRPRLGERVIVFGAGVIGLCTIGVLSDFPLERLVAVDPITDRREHALRMGADEAITPDEATDDVCEGAADGADLVYELSGRPEALDDAISSTGYDSRVVVGSWYGTKQPTLDLGTNFHRDRVTIESSQVSTLSPESRGRWTKTRRLNTALDRLQALPIESLITHQIPFADAPSAYRLLDESQSPLQVLLTYP; from the coding sequence ATGGATCGACAATCCCTCTATTTTGTCAGGCCGGGAGAGACCGAACTGAGGACAACAACGTTCGAACCTGCAGATGATGAGGTGATCGTCGAGACACAAATTTCGGCCGTCAATGCTGGGACTGAACTACTTATTCACCGCGGTGAGGCTCCAATTGACCTACAAGCAGATGAGACCATCGACGCGCTCGATGGTGATCTATCCTTCCCGCTCCGATACGGCTACGCCGCGGTCGGAGAAGTCATCGCAACCGGAAACGCAGTCACCGAGGACTGGCGGGGCCAACGCGTCTTCGCGTTCAATCCACATGAATCACGGTTCGCTGCTCAGCCCGCGACGCTCGTTCCTGTTCCCGATAATGTATCATCTGAAACAGCAGCGATGCTTTCATCGGCCGAGACGGCGACGTCGCTCGTACTCGATGGTCGACCCCGTCTTGGAGAGCGGGTGATCGTTTTTGGAGCAGGCGTTATCGGACTCTGCACCATCGGTGTGCTCTCGGATTTCCCCCTCGAACGACTTGTCGCGGTTGACCCGATCACCGATCGACGCGAACACGCCCTACGGATGGGTGCCGACGAGGCAATCACTCCCGATGAAGCGACGGACGACGTCTGTGAAGGAGCAGCTGATGGCGCTGACCTCGTGTACGAACTCTCCGGTCGTCCTGAGGCGCTGGATGATGCGATTTCTAGTACGGGCTACGATAGTCGCGTCGTCGTCGGATCGTGGTACGGGACAAAACAGCCGACGCTCGATCTTGGAACGAACTTCCACCGCGACCGCGTCACCATCGAATCGAGTCAGGTGAGCACGCTGTCTCCTGAATCTCGTGGCCGCTGGACGAAAACACGACGACTGAACACTGCACTCGATCGGCTTCAGGCGCTTCCAATCGAGTCACTCATCACTCACCAAATTCCGTTCGCCGACGCACCGTCCGCGTATCGATTGCTCGATGAATCTCAATCTCCATTGCAAGTACTTCTTACGTACCCATGA
- a CDS encoding CDP-alcohol phosphatidyltransferase family protein, whose protein sequence is MATSTLARLQRDWTVVTISFTVALITGAGGVAMLIDPPVATRWAVVTVGVAAFELWFLRQHLDANHTKGANVRLYDTLGVANTVTLIRGGAFAAVAGFAAVEPTPSLAWLPALLYGTGCALDWVDGFTARFDGRTTVLGAKLDMAFDTIGFLVAPVVAVFWGRLPFWYLSLSFARYLFKAGRGLRRIRGKPVNDLTPSAVRRSLAGIQMVFITVALAPLLSVETVRVLAAVVLTPSLVVFARDYFIMAGHVD, encoded by the coding sequence ATGGCTACGAGTACTCTGGCTCGGCTTCAGCGCGACTGGACCGTCGTTACCATTAGCTTCACAGTTGCGCTCATCACAGGAGCGGGCGGAGTCGCTATGCTCATCGATCCGCCGGTGGCAACACGTTGGGCAGTAGTGACGGTTGGCGTTGCTGCCTTTGAACTCTGGTTCCTCAGACAGCACCTCGACGCAAACCACACCAAAGGTGCGAACGTGAGGTTGTACGACACGCTCGGTGTTGCGAACACGGTAACTCTCATCCGCGGCGGTGCCTTCGCAGCGGTTGCTGGCTTTGCTGCTGTCGAGCCGACGCCATCCCTCGCGTGGCTTCCGGCGCTTCTCTACGGAACTGGATGCGCGCTCGACTGGGTAGATGGGTTCACAGCCCGATTCGACGGGCGGACCACGGTCCTCGGCGCGAAACTGGACATGGCATTCGACACGATCGGTTTTCTCGTTGCGCCCGTGGTCGCTGTGTTCTGGGGCCGGCTTCCATTCTGGTATCTTTCGCTCTCGTTTGCCCGGTACTTATTCAAAGCTGGCCGGGGGTTGCGCCGGATTCGGGGGAAGCCAGTTAACGATCTGACACCCAGTGCAGTTCGCCGTTCACTTGCAGGGATACAAATGGTATTCATTACCGTCGCACTTGCGCCTCTTCTCTCGGTAGAGACGGTTCGGGTGCTTGCTGCCGTCGTACTAACACCTTCCCTTGTCGTGTTCGCGCGAGACTATTTTATTATGGCTGGTCACGTTGATTGA